In Actinomadura citrea, a single window of DNA contains:
- a CDS encoding SDR family NAD(P)-dependent oxidoreductase yields the protein MTTVPRTALITGASAGIGATFARHLAARGYQLLLVARRAARLHELAAQLTEQHKVRCEVFAADLTDPTAPAAILRYADEQGLNIDVLINNAGLSGKTAFADTPWDTLAGEIQLMVTAQTELAHRVIPGMKERRWGRIVNLSSVAAFAPPAASLLYTGIKSYVLNTSQALDMELKPHGIHVTALCPGFTHTEFHDVMGTRDKANHLPGILWQQPEAVVAEGWTAVQKGKPVCVPGLVNKISAAAMKPLPIRLGYLAGKTLNPFKNS from the coding sequence GTGACCACCGTCCCCCGCACCGCGCTCATCACCGGCGCCTCCGCCGGCATCGGCGCGACGTTCGCCCGCCACCTGGCAGCCCGCGGCTACCAACTCCTGCTGGTCGCCCGCCGCGCCGCCCGCCTCCACGAACTCGCCGCCCAGCTCACCGAACAGCACAAGGTCCGATGCGAGGTCTTCGCCGCCGACCTCACCGACCCCACCGCCCCCGCAGCGATCCTGCGATACGCCGACGAGCAGGGCCTGAACATTGACGTCCTGATCAACAACGCCGGGTTGTCGGGCAAGACCGCGTTCGCCGACACCCCCTGGGACACTCTCGCCGGAGAGATCCAGCTGATGGTGACCGCCCAGACCGAACTCGCCCACCGCGTCATCCCCGGCATGAAGGAACGCCGCTGGGGCCGCATCGTCAACCTGTCCTCCGTCGCCGCGTTCGCCCCGCCCGCAGCCAGCCTGCTCTACACCGGCATCAAGTCCTACGTCCTCAACACCTCCCAAGCCCTCGACATGGAACTCAAACCCCACGGTATCCACGTCACCGCCCTGTGCCCCGGCTTCACCCACACCGAATTCCACGACGTCATGGGCACACGCGACAAAGCCAACCACCTCCCCGGCATCCTGTGGCAGCAACCCGAAGCCGTCGTGGCCGAAGGATGGACCGCCGTCCAGAAAGGCAAACCCGTCTGCGTCCCCGGCCTCGTCAACAAGATCTCCGCCGCCGCCATGAAACCCCTGCCCATCCGCCTGGGCTACCTCG